The Catenuloplanes niger genome includes a window with the following:
- the rox gene encoding rifampin monooxygenase: protein MIDVIVAGGGPTGMMLAAELRLHGVNVVVLERDAEPSPIVRSLGLHARSIEILDQRGILDRFLAHGTRHPLGGFFAGIRKPAPERLDSAHAYVLGIPQPITDRLLTEWAASLGAQIRRGCEVRGLAQDDSGVDVELATGERLRARFVAGCDGGRSTVRKLLGVGFPGEPSRIDTLIGEMEVTASAETIAAANEEVRRTQLRFGLMPLADGGYRVGVPAAGVSASAPSFEEFTEQLRAVAGTDFGAHSPRWLSRFGDATRLAERYRTGRVLLAGDAAHVHPPAGGQGLNLGLQDAHNLGWKLAATIHGWAPDELLDSYQAERRPVAADVLDNTRAQMTLMSLEPGPLAVRRLVTELMDFEEVNRFLLEKITAIGVRYDFGSAAPLVGRHLPDTPMSEGRLYERLRGGRGLLVDRTGTLSVTGWTDRVDHVVDAAADLPAPAVLLRPDGHVAWAGDDQPGLRDSLTRWFGAG, encoded by the coding sequence ATGATCGATGTGATCGTTGCCGGGGGTGGGCCGACCGGCATGATGCTGGCGGCGGAGCTGCGGCTGCACGGCGTGAACGTGGTGGTACTGGAGCGGGACGCGGAGCCGTCGCCGATCGTGCGGTCGCTCGGGCTGCACGCGCGCAGCATCGAGATCCTGGACCAACGCGGGATCCTGGACCGGTTCCTCGCGCACGGCACCCGGCACCCGCTCGGCGGGTTCTTCGCCGGCATCCGCAAGCCGGCGCCGGAACGGCTGGACAGCGCGCACGCGTACGTGCTCGGCATCCCGCAGCCGATCACCGACCGGCTGCTGACCGAGTGGGCCGCCTCGCTCGGCGCGCAGATCCGGCGCGGGTGCGAGGTACGCGGGCTCGCGCAGGACGACTCCGGGGTGGACGTGGAACTGGCCACCGGTGAGCGGTTGCGGGCACGGTTCGTGGCCGGCTGCGACGGTGGCCGCAGCACCGTGCGCAAGCTGCTCGGTGTCGGCTTCCCGGGCGAGCCGAGCCGGATCGACACGCTCATCGGCGAGATGGAGGTCACCGCGTCGGCGGAGACGATCGCGGCCGCGAACGAGGAGGTGCGCCGGACGCAGCTGCGGTTCGGGCTGATGCCGCTGGCCGATGGCGGCTACCGGGTGGGCGTACCGGCCGCCGGCGTCTCCGCGTCCGCTCCGTCCTTCGAGGAGTTCACGGAGCAACTGCGGGCGGTCGCGGGTACGGACTTCGGCGCGCACTCGCCGCGCTGGCTGTCCCGTTTCGGCGACGCGACCCGGCTGGCGGAACGGTACCGCACCGGGCGGGTGCTGCTGGCCGGCGACGCCGCGCACGTCCACCCGCCGGCCGGTGGGCAGGGCCTCAACCTGGGCCTGCAGGACGCGCACAACCTGGGCTGGAAACTCGCGGCCACGATCCACGGATGGGCGCCGGACGAGCTGCTGGACAGCTACCAGGCCGAGCGGCGGCCGGTCGCGGCGGACGTGCTGGACAACACGCGCGCGCAGATGACGCTGATGTCGCTGGAACCCGGGCCGCTGGCGGTACGCCGGCTGGTCACCGAGCTGATGGACTTCGAGGAGGTGAACCGCTTCCTGCTCGAGAAGATCACCGCGATCGGGGTGCGGTACGACTTCGGTTCGGCGGCGCCGCTGGTCGGCCGGCACCTGCCGGACACGCCGATGTCCGAGGGGCGGCTGTACGAGCGGTTGCGCGGCGGCCGCGGGCTGCTGGTCGACCGGACCGGGACGCTGTCCGTGACCGGGTGGACCGACCGGGTGGACCACGTCGTCGACGCGGCCGCCGACCTGCCCGCGCCCGCGGTGCTCCTGCGGCCGGACGGCCACGTCGCCTGGGCCGGCGACGACCAGCCCGGCCTGCGCGACTCGCTGACCCGCTGGTTCGGCGCCGGCTGA
- a CDS encoding NAD-dependent epimerase/dehydratase family protein — MATILMTGAAGAIGHMLRPRLAHHELRLTDVRAGDGIDELDVTDAAAVEKACAGADAILHLGGIAGEGPFEDVLAVNVRGTERVLAAAVRTGVPRVVLASSNHAAGLYSRADAGPGGLADDVPARPDSYYGWSKAAMEHLGRLYHDRHGLHVICLRIGTCCDRPAAPRDLSTWLSPDDAARLVEAALTATGWRLVWGVSANTRRWWSTTGGLAIGYYPHDDAERWARRCGEPDLADPANQLVGGAMPAKPLGAS, encoded by the coding sequence ATGGCGACCATTCTGATGACCGGCGCGGCCGGGGCGATCGGGCACATGCTGCGGCCCCGGCTGGCCCACCACGAGCTGCGGCTGACCGACGTACGGGCCGGCGACGGCATCGACGAGCTCGACGTGACGGACGCGGCCGCGGTCGAGAAGGCCTGCGCCGGCGCCGACGCGATCCTGCACCTGGGCGGCATCGCGGGCGAGGGCCCGTTCGAGGACGTGCTCGCGGTCAACGTCCGCGGCACCGAACGGGTCCTGGCCGCCGCCGTGCGCACCGGCGTCCCCCGCGTCGTCCTCGCCTCCAGCAATCACGCCGCCGGCCTCTACTCGCGCGCCGACGCGGGGCCGGGCGGCCTGGCCGACGACGTACCGGCCCGCCCGGACTCGTACTACGGCTGGAGCAAGGCCGCGATGGAGCACCTCGGCCGGCTCTACCACGACCGCCACGGCCTGCACGTCATCTGCCTGCGCATCGGCACCTGCTGCGACCGCCCGGCCGCACCCCGGGACCTGTCCACCTGGCTCTCCCCCGACGACGCCGCCCGCCTGGTCGAGGCCGCGCTGACCGCGACCGGCTGGCGCCTCGTCTGGGGTGTCTCCGCCAACACCCGCCGCTGGTGGTCCACCACCGGCGGCCTCGCCATCGGCTACTACCCGCACGACGACGCGGAACGCTGGGCGCGCCGGTGCGGCGAACCCGACCTCGCCGACCCCGCGAACCAGCTGGTCGGCGGCGCCATGCCCGCGAAGCCGCTGGGCGCGTCGTAG
- a CDS encoding helix-turn-helix domain-containing protein, translating to MNDLGTALRAWRDRLDPAAAGLPRTSPRQVAGLRREELAVLAGISVEYVVRLEQGRAATPSAQVCAALARALQLGDDEQAHLLRLAGHAADPDRVPRLIPESLHRVLDELAHDPVAIYDACWQLLHWNPLHAAVFGDLSVLPAADRNALVMQFCDVPTRVRQTPAERVAFEGSLVADLRATTSRYPHDPAVAALVDRLRRVPRFRVLWESQSVAEHQSASKVVEHPDVGEIAVRSHVLAIGGSNLHVVVCTPQPGTDARGKLDLLAAIGATTIGATAIGTGAIGATATV from the coding sequence ATGAACGATCTCGGTACCGCGCTGCGCGCCTGGCGGGACCGGCTCGACCCGGCCGCGGCCGGCCTGCCGCGCACCTCACCCCGTCAGGTCGCCGGGCTGCGCCGCGAGGAACTGGCCGTGCTGGCCGGGATCTCGGTCGAGTACGTGGTCCGGCTCGAACAGGGCCGCGCCGCCACGCCGTCCGCGCAGGTCTGCGCGGCACTGGCCCGCGCGCTGCAGCTCGGCGACGACGAGCAGGCGCACCTGCTGCGCCTGGCCGGGCACGCGGCCGACCCGGACCGGGTGCCGCGGCTGATCCCGGAGAGCCTGCACCGGGTGCTGGACGAACTGGCCCACGACCCGGTCGCGATCTACGACGCGTGCTGGCAGCTGCTGCACTGGAATCCGTTGCACGCGGCCGTGTTCGGCGACCTCAGCGTGCTGCCGGCCGCGGACCGCAACGCGCTGGTGATGCAGTTCTGCGACGTGCCGACGCGGGTGCGGCAGACCCCGGCGGAACGGGTCGCGTTCGAGGGGTCGCTGGTCGCGGACCTGCGCGCGACGACGAGCCGGTATCCGCACGATCCAGCGGTGGCCGCGCTGGTCGACCGGCTGCGGCGGGTGCCGCGGTTCCGGGTGCTGTGGGAGTCGCAGTCGGTGGCGGAGCATCAGTCCGCGTCGAAGGTGGTGGAGCACCCGGACGTCGGCGAGATCGCGGTGCGGTCGCATGTGCTGGCGATCGGCGGCTCGAACCTGCACGTGGTGGTCTGCACGCCACAGCCGGGCACGGACGCGCGCGGCAAACTGGACCTGCTGGCGGCGATCGGCGCGACAACGATCGGCGCGACAGCGATCGGCACGGGTGCGATCGGCGCGACGGCGACTGTGTGA
- a CDS encoding SDR family NAD(P)-dependent oxidoreductase, which produces MGQLNGRTALVTGGSTGIGLATARRFVAEGARVWVTGRRQAELDAAATLLGDRATTVRSDISDLDDLDRLFARIGADGNGLDILFANAGGGSALATIDALTPENFDRTFGTNVRGTVFTVQKALPLLADGGSIVITGSSSASRGNPGFGDYSASKAAVRQFVRVWATELAPRRIRVNVVVPGPTNTPGLRGIAQEPAHVQPLLDAMAGTVPLGRVADPAEIAAAVLFLASDESSYVTGSELFADGGEVQTFTAA; this is translated from the coding sequence GTGGGTCAGCTGAATGGAAGAACCGCCCTGGTCACGGGTGGCAGCACGGGCATCGGGCTGGCCACCGCGCGGCGCTTCGTCGCGGAGGGGGCCCGGGTCTGGGTGACCGGCCGCCGCCAGGCCGAGCTCGACGCCGCGGCCACGCTGCTCGGCGACCGGGCGACGACCGTCCGCAGCGACATCTCCGACCTCGACGACCTCGACCGGTTGTTCGCCCGCATCGGCGCGGACGGCAACGGTCTGGACATCCTGTTCGCCAACGCCGGCGGGGGCAGCGCGCTCGCGACCATCGACGCGCTCACCCCGGAGAATTTCGATCGGACCTTCGGCACCAATGTGCGCGGCACCGTCTTCACGGTGCAGAAGGCGCTCCCGTTGCTGGCCGACGGCGGCAGCATCGTGATCACCGGGTCCAGCAGCGCCAGCCGGGGCAACCCCGGGTTCGGCGACTACTCGGCCTCCAAGGCCGCCGTTCGCCAGTTCGTGCGGGTCTGGGCGACGGAACTGGCGCCCCGGCGGATCCGCGTGAACGTGGTCGTCCCCGGCCCGACCAACACCCCGGGACTGCGCGGCATCGCCCAGGAGCCCGCGCACGTCCAGCCCCTGCTGGACGCGATGGCCGGCACCGTGCCGCTCGGCCGGGTCGCCGACCCCGCCGAGATCGCTGCCGCCGTCCTCTTCCTGGCGTCCGATGAGTCGAGCTACGTGA
- a CDS encoding flavin-containing monooxygenase — protein sequence MGTTVVVGAGAAGLATAVRLRRHDPVVLDAGARVGDSWRHRYAGLRLFTPARFCALPGVPLPGDPGAHPAKDDYADYLEAYADRQRIGVRLGTTVRAHRFRDGRHHLTLGDGGSLVADRLVWAAGAHAVPVVPPFAAALDPAIHQVHSAAFRDGAGIGDGPVLVVGAGQSGADLASLLAATHRTCLAGPRTGTVPLAVARSRAVRALYRLPVPGERARRFLRRRAGPLVWHTARSLAAAGVVRVPRVTGVRDGLPVLADGRVLPVATVVWCTGLRPRLDWLDPRADGVPSLGFVGLPFQHTLSSGTLGGMAPDAARVARRLGPH from the coding sequence ATGGGCACGACGGTCGTGGTGGGCGCGGGCGCGGCCGGCCTCGCCACCGCGGTCCGGCTGCGCCGCCACGACCCGGTCGTGCTCGACGCCGGTGCCCGGGTCGGTGACAGCTGGCGGCACCGCTACGCCGGGCTGCGGCTGTTCACGCCGGCCCGCTTCTGCGCGCTGCCCGGCGTGCCGCTGCCCGGCGACCCGGGCGCGCACCCGGCCAAGGACGACTACGCCGACTACCTGGAGGCGTACGCGGACCGGCAGCGGATCGGCGTGCGGCTCGGCACCACCGTGCGGGCGCACCGATTCCGGGACGGCCGGCACCACCTGACGCTCGGCGACGGCGGGAGCCTGGTCGCGGACCGGCTGGTGTGGGCGGCCGGCGCGCACGCGGTCCCGGTGGTGCCGCCGTTCGCCGCCGCGCTGGACCCGGCGATCCACCAGGTCCACTCGGCCGCGTTCCGGGACGGCGCCGGGATCGGGGACGGCCCGGTGCTGGTGGTCGGGGCCGGGCAGTCCGGCGCCGACCTCGCGTCGCTGCTCGCGGCCACGCACCGCACCTGCCTGGCCGGGCCGCGCACCGGCACCGTGCCGCTCGCGGTGGCCCGCAGCCGGGCCGTGCGCGCGCTCTACCGGCTGCCGGTGCCGGGCGAGCGGGCCCGGCGGTTCCTGCGGCGGCGGGCCGGCCCGCTGGTGTGGCACACCGCGCGGTCGCTCGCCGCGGCCGGGGTCGTCCGGGTGCCCCGGGTGACCGGGGTGCGGGACGGGCTGCCGGTGCTCGCGGACGGGCGCGTGCTGCCGGTCGCCACCGTGGTCTGGTGCACCGGCCTGCGTCCCCGCCTCGACTGGCTGGACCCGCGCGCGGACGGCGTACCCTCGCTGGGTTTCGTGGGTCTGCCCTTCCAGCACACGCTCAGCTCCGGCACGCTCGGTGGCATGGCCCCGGACGCCGCCCGCGTGGCCCGGCGCCTGGGCCCGCACTGA
- a CDS encoding ABC transporter ATP-binding protein produces the protein MAGQALSGSPMVVDGQHPVQSVLRLLRRRPGRLTLALGAFMLKEIPLWFLPVITAKIIDIVARGGPAGAVLVWFAVATVLLAQNYPNHLLYTHHFMRVVRDTGAGLRNALAARLQSLSIGFHTRASSSIVQNKVVRDIENIELMLQQVTHPLLSAVMVLTGATAMTALMVPEFLPVYLLTVPLALLVRHTVARRARVRNERFRREMEGFAARVGEMASLIPVTRAHGLEQTAVTRVADGAEGVRREALRLDMLNGHTASMSWVTMQFLGVACLMLAAVFSLTGTLPITPGEVVLLSSYFALLTQGLIQLLGLLPVAARGVESVRSIAEVLQEPDLEQNEGKRVVRSVTGRITLSGVSYRHPGATTDSLHDIDLDIRPGETVAFVGPSGAGKSTVLNLVLGFLRPTGGRILLDGTDMQDLDLRTARRFVSVVPQESVLFEGTIRDNVTYGLDRVSDDRLRQALRDAHALDIVDGRPDGWDTVVGERGARLSGGQRQRIAIARALVRDPRVLLLDEATSALDPESEARVKAALSRLMSGRTTLVVAHRLSTIRRADRIVVLDEGRVAEIGTHAELLSRRGRYAALYAAQAG, from the coding sequence ATGGCTGGGCAAGCGCTTTCCGGATCCCCGATGGTCGTCGACGGCCAGCACCCGGTGCAGTCCGTCCTCCGCCTGTTGCGCCGCCGGCCCGGTCGGCTCACGCTCGCGCTCGGCGCGTTCATGCTGAAGGAGATCCCGCTCTGGTTCCTGCCGGTGATCACCGCGAAGATCATCGACATCGTCGCGCGCGGCGGGCCGGCCGGCGCGGTGCTCGTCTGGTTCGCCGTCGCCACCGTGCTGCTGGCGCAGAACTACCCGAACCACCTGCTCTACACCCACCACTTCATGCGCGTGGTGCGCGACACCGGCGCCGGGCTGCGCAACGCGCTCGCCGCCCGCCTGCAGAGCCTGTCGATAGGGTTCCACACCCGGGCCAGCTCCTCGATCGTTCAGAACAAGGTGGTCCGCGACATCGAGAACATCGAGCTGATGCTCCAGCAGGTCACCCACCCGCTGCTCTCCGCGGTCATGGTGCTGACCGGCGCGACCGCGATGACCGCGCTCATGGTCCCCGAGTTCCTGCCGGTCTACCTGCTCACCGTGCCGCTTGCGCTGCTCGTCCGGCACACCGTGGCCCGCCGCGCCCGGGTCCGCAACGAGCGCTTCCGCCGCGAGATGGAGGGCTTCGCGGCCCGGGTCGGCGAGATGGCCTCGCTCATCCCGGTCACCCGCGCGCACGGCCTGGAGCAGACCGCGGTCACCCGGGTCGCCGACGGCGCCGAGGGCGTCCGCCGGGAAGCGCTCCGCCTCGACATGCTCAACGGCCACACCGCGTCCATGTCCTGGGTCACCATGCAGTTCCTCGGCGTCGCCTGCCTGATGCTCGCCGCGGTCTTCTCGCTCACCGGCACGCTCCCGATCACGCCCGGCGAGGTGGTGCTGCTCTCCAGCTACTTCGCGCTGCTCACCCAGGGCCTGATCCAGCTGCTCGGCCTGCTCCCGGTCGCCGCCCGCGGCGTCGAGTCGGTCCGCTCGATCGCCGAGGTGCTCCAGGAACCCGACCTCGAACAGAACGAGGGCAAGCGCGTCGTCCGCTCGGTCACCGGCCGGATCACGCTGTCCGGGGTGTCCTACCGCCACCCCGGCGCCACCACGGACTCGCTGCACGACATCGACCTGGACATCCGGCCGGGGGAGACCGTCGCGTTCGTCGGCCCGTCCGGCGCCGGCAAGTCCACCGTGCTGAACCTGGTGCTCGGCTTCCTGCGCCCGACCGGTGGCCGGATCCTGCTCGACGGCACCGACATGCAGGACCTCGACCTGCGTACCGCGCGGCGCTTCGTCTCCGTCGTACCCCAGGAGTCGGTGCTCTTCGAGGGCACCATCCGGGACAACGTCACCTACGGCCTCGACCGGGTCTCCGACGACCGCCTCCGGCAGGCCCTCCGGGACGCCCACGCGCTCGACATCGTCGACGGCCGGCCCGACGGCTGGGACACCGTCGTCGGCGAACGCGGCGCCCGCCTGTCCGGCGGCCAGCGCCAGCGCATCGCCATCGCCCGCGCGCTCGTCCGCGACCCGCGCGTGCTCCTGCTCGACGAGGCCACCAGCGCGCTCGACCCCGAATCCGAGGCCCGGGTCAAAGCCGCGCTGTCCCGCCTGATGAGCGGCCGCACCACGCTCGTGGTCGCGCACCGCCTCTCCACCATCCGCCGCGCCGACCGGATCGTGGTGCTCGACGAGGGCCGCGTCGCCGAGATCGGCACCCACGCCGAGCTGCTCTCCCGCCGCGGCCGCTACGCCGCCCTGTACGCCGCGCAGGCCGGCTGA
- a CDS encoding oxidoreductase — MNDSLELAKDLVLTRIGYGAMQLAGPNAFGPPRDRAEAVRVLRTAVELGVTHLDTSDFYGPAVTNEIIREALHPYPGSLRIVTKVGFRRGPDGSWDPWPHDLRAQVHANLEHLGVDTLDAVNLRVAGPGSLAEPFGELAAMRDEGLIRHLGVSNVTAGQVAEARAIAPVVFVQNLYNLAVRHDDALIDALAADGIGFVSFFPLGGFSPLQSAVLDEVAASLGATPQQTALAWLLQRSPNILVIPGTSSVAHLRENIAAAGLTLPADAVARLGGQTPPQ, encoded by the coding sequence GTGAACGACAGCCTTGAACTTGCGAAAGACCTTGTCCTGACCCGGATCGGCTACGGCGCGATGCAGCTGGCCGGGCCGAACGCGTTCGGCCCGCCACGGGACCGTGCGGAGGCGGTGCGGGTGCTGCGCACCGCGGTCGAGCTCGGCGTCACGCACCTGGACACCAGCGACTTCTACGGCCCGGCGGTGACCAACGAGATCATCCGCGAGGCGCTGCACCCGTACCCGGGGAGTCTGCGGATCGTCACGAAGGTCGGCTTCCGCCGCGGCCCGGACGGCAGCTGGGACCCGTGGCCGCACGACCTGCGCGCCCAGGTGCACGCCAACCTGGAGCACCTGGGCGTGGACACGCTCGACGCGGTCAACCTCCGGGTGGCCGGTCCCGGCTCGCTCGCCGAACCGTTCGGCGAGCTGGCCGCCATGCGTGACGAGGGCCTGATCCGGCACCTCGGCGTGTCCAACGTGACCGCCGGCCAGGTGGCCGAGGCCCGCGCGATCGCCCCGGTCGTGTTCGTCCAGAACCTCTACAACCTGGCGGTACGCCACGACGACGCGCTGATCGACGCGCTCGCCGCGGACGGCATCGGTTTCGTGTCCTTCTTCCCGCTCGGCGGCTTCAGCCCGTTGCAGTCCGCCGTGCTCGACGAGGTGGCCGCGTCGCTCGGCGCGACCCCGCAGCAGACCGCGCTCGCCTGGCTCCTCCAGCGCTCGCCCAACATCCTGGTCATCCCGGGTACGTCGTCGGTCGCCCACCTGCGGGAGAACATCGCCGCCGCCGGCCTGACCCTGCCCGCCGACGCCGTCGCGCGGCTCGGCGGGCAGACCCCTCCTCAGTAG
- a CDS encoding carbonic anhydrase, which produces MSHTTLRRRTLLTAGGVAAGALAIPAAASAAPPADPAPTTPTAAVRRLLAGNRRFTTGRARHPHQTIARLHEVAAGQHPWAVLLGCADSRVSPELLFDEGIGDLFDDRVAGNIVDDLLLGSMEYAVEEFAPPLILVLGHERCGAISATINAVNTGGSAPGHIASIVEALRPIVAPYASAPDGVEQAVQANIRAQAAAILERSDIIRERVESGETAVVGARYDLDTGVVTLVR; this is translated from the coding sequence ATGTCGCACACCACCTTGCGCCGCCGCACCCTGCTCACCGCGGGCGGCGTCGCGGCCGGCGCGCTCGCGATTCCGGCCGCCGCCTCCGCCGCCCCGCCCGCGGATCCGGCGCCCACCACGCCGACCGCGGCCGTGCGCCGGCTGCTCGCCGGCAACCGGCGCTTCACCACCGGGCGGGCCCGGCACCCGCACCAGACGATCGCCCGGCTGCACGAGGTGGCGGCCGGCCAGCACCCGTGGGCCGTCCTGCTCGGCTGCGCCGACTCCCGGGTCTCGCCGGAGCTGCTCTTCGACGAGGGCATCGGCGACCTGTTCGACGACCGGGTGGCCGGCAACATCGTCGACGACCTGCTGCTCGGCAGCATGGAGTACGCGGTGGAGGAGTTCGCCCCGCCGCTGATCCTGGTCCTCGGCCACGAGCGGTGCGGCGCGATCAGCGCCACCATCAACGCCGTCAACACCGGTGGCTCCGCGCCCGGGCACATAGCGTCCATCGTGGAGGCGCTGCGGCCGATCGTCGCGCCGTACGCGTCCGCGCCGGACGGCGTGGAGCAGGCGGTGCAGGCGAACATCCGCGCCCAGGCCGCCGCGATCCTCGAGCGGAGCGACATCATCCGCGAGCGCGTCGAGTCCGGTGAGACCGCGGTGGTCGGCGCCCGCTACGACCTGGACACCGGCGTGGTGACGCTGGTCCGCTGA